The nucleotide window AAAGAAGTCAACTGAGACTTCTACAGCTTCTGCTGGTGATGAAAGCATCCTGCAATCAAAAGGCTGCCTTGGCTGCCACTCTGTCGAAGCATTGAACCTTAAAGGCGGAGCAACCGGACCGGACCTGTCCCAGGCATTCAATAATGTCGAAGGAAAGCATGGCAAACCTGTCAATGAATTTTTGAAAGAGCCTACCTCCGCAGTCATGTCAGGCGTCATCGGCGGCAACCCGCTGACAGATGAAGAAATCAATCAAGTCGTAGAAATTTTGAAGGAAGCTTCTGAAAAATAAACCAAAGGTGGTGCAGTGTTAATGAAAAAATGGGTTCCCGCAGCTTCAGGGCTGCTCGCCGGTTTTATGGCGGCAACAGTATTTTTCGCTGATTTTTCACCAGGACCTAAAGGAACGGCAAGCAGTGATAACAACTCAAAGAAGTCAAATGCTGAAAAAGTGTATGTACCGTATGGCGAGCTGGATGAGTATTACATGCTTTCATCAGGAGGACATTCTGGCCAGCTATTTGTATACGGACTGCCTTCCATGAGGAAAATTCGCACCGTGCCTGTATTCTCGCCAGATCCGGCCACAGGTTATGGTTTTGACAAAGACTCGAAAGAAATGCTGGGCAAATATACTTGGGGGGATTTCCACCACCCAGCAATTTCTGAGACAAACGCTGAATATGACGGCAAATTCTTGTTTGCGAATGATGTAGCCAATAACCGGATCGCCGCAGTCGACTTAAGTGTATTCCATACCGCCGATATCATGGAAATGCCGAATATGGGCGGACCGCACGCCGGTACGTTCGTCACCCAGAATACGGAATACATTGTGATGCCTACCCGCTTCTCGGTACCGATTGGAAAAGAATATGCTCCTCTTGATGAATTCGAGGAGAAATATAAAGGCGTTGTATCCATGGTCACTTTTGACCAGAAAAAGAAGAACCTTGACCTTGCTTACCAGATCATGCTTCCGCCATGGTCCTATGACCTGTCTGACGCCGGCAAAAAGATGTCTGGCGACTGGATTGTCATGACGACTTACAACACAGAATTCGCGACAACCAATAACGAAATCAACGCATCCCAGAATGACCGTGACTATATTGTTTTATTGAACTGGAAAGAGCTTGAGAAAAAAGTAGCAGCAGGAGAGTATGAGGAAGTCAACGGTGCGAAGATGATTGACCCGCGCAAGCACAAAGGATCCATTTACGCTGTACCTGTCGCAAAATCACCGCACGGCGTTGACGTCACTCCAGATGGAACACGCTTCATCGCGTCCGGAAAACTGGCTCCTTTGATGACAGTGTTCTCTTTTGAAAAAGCATTCGAAGCCATCAAGTCTGGCAATTTTGAAACAGAGAAGTTCGGAATTCCTGTCCTGCCATACGACAAGGTAGTTGAACGTGAAGTCGATCCTCCGGGAGCATTGGGGCCGCTTCACACTCAATTTGACGACAGAGGCAATGCATACAATACGATGTTCATTTCATCTGAGATCGTTAAATGGAAAATCGATACTGGTGAAATTTTAGACCGTACACCTGTCCACTATTCACCAGGACACTCAACAGCAACGGAGGGTGACACAGCCTCTCCTGATGGCAAATGGATCGTATCCTTGAATAAAATTGCGAAGGACAATTTCCTGTCTGTCGGACCTTCACACCCTGAATCAATGGAATTGATCGATATCTCCGGCGACAAGATGTCACTGACTTATACAGCTCCGGTCGATCCTGAACCGCATTATGCGCAGACGATCCACCGTGACAAGATCAAGACGCTGAAGATTTATGAAAAGGATGTAAACCGC belongs to Mesobacillus sp. AQ2 and includes:
- a CDS encoding cytochrome C, producing the protein MNKPVIHFILSAVLGLGIGYIAYDVIPQGNGQEKEVTAVDQSPKAKEPAKEEKKSTETSTASAGDESILQSKGCLGCHSVEALNLKGGATGPDLSQAFNNVEGKHGKPVNEFLKEPTSAVMSGVIGGNPLTDEEINQVVEILKEASEK
- the nosZ gene encoding Sec-dependent nitrous-oxide reductase — encoded protein: MKKWVPAASGLLAGFMAATVFFADFSPGPKGTASSDNNSKKSNAEKVYVPYGELDEYYMLSSGGHSGQLFVYGLPSMRKIRTVPVFSPDPATGYGFDKDSKEMLGKYTWGDFHHPAISETNAEYDGKFLFANDVANNRIAAVDLSVFHTADIMEMPNMGGPHAGTFVTQNTEYIVMPTRFSVPIGKEYAPLDEFEEKYKGVVSMVTFDQKKKNLDLAYQIMLPPWSYDLSDAGKKMSGDWIVMTTYNTEFATTNNEINASQNDRDYIVLLNWKELEKKVAAGEYEEVNGAKMIDPRKHKGSIYAVPVAKSPHGVDVTPDGTRFIASGKLAPLMTVFSFEKAFEAIKSGNFETEKFGIPVLPYDKVVEREVDPPGALGPLHTQFDDRGNAYNTMFISSEIVKWKIDTGEILDRTPVHYSPGHSTATEGDTASPDGKWIVSLNKIAKDNFLSVGPSHPESMELIDISGDKMSLTYTAPVDPEPHYAQTIHRDKIKTLKIYEKDVNRENSVWKQEDTRIERKGNEVHVYGIAMRSKFVFDAKAKRPDEIKVNQGDKVVIHLTNIDLDQDITHGFGIMDHDLNYEVQPGQTSTIEFTADKAGTFPIYCTNFCSALHQEMSGYLLVEPK